The genome window ACGGCCGTCTCAACGGCACGTATCTGAAGAAGGAGACGGCGACGGATCCGTACAACGCAGCGTTCCCGATTCCGCGTGCCGAGCAGGATGCGCGGAACAACGACTTCGCCTGCAAGGCGACGTAAGAAGACCGCTACCCGCTACCCGCTACCCGAAGCTCACAGCAACGGGTAGCGGGTAGCGGGTAACGGGTAGCGGATCAGTTCGGGGGGTGCCGCACCGCCCGCAGATTGAATTCGATCCTCGCCTCGGAGGAGGGGCTCATGCTGTGCGTACGTCGTATGGCTGGCGTGGTCGTCTCCGTCTGGTCCATCGCCTGCGCCCACCCGCAGACTGTCGGCCCGAGCCCATCCAACTCCGGCGAGATCACCGAGGAGGAGATTGCGGCCACGACCGCGTCGAACGCCTACGAGGTGATCCGAAAGCTGCGGCCAAATTTCCTGAGCTTTCGCGGCAAGACGAGCCTCCTCGGGACGTCGAACGCCGATCCGACTGTTTACGTGGACGATCAGGCGTACGGTCCCATCAGCTCGCTTCGAACTATTCCAGCATCGCAGATCACCCGCATCCGGATGTACAGGTCGTGGGAGGCCACGACGAAGTACGGAACGGGGAACATGGGTGGCGTGATTGCGGTCACGACGAAGCAGTAGGGCGTAAGGTCATTGGCTGAGCCAATTCTGCCGGCGTCCCCCGCATCGGAGAGGGTCAAGGGGTAAAAAAAAGAACGGCCCCCGCTGGAAACAGCGGGGGCCGTCTTCTCACTCGTTCCGAGTTACGGCGTGTAGGTCGCCGTGAGAGTCGCGCCGGTGTATGTGGCATAGGCGTCGAGAAGCATGTACCATGTTCCCGACTGGGGGTTGGCGATGCTGCAGGTCTCGTTATTGCCACCGTTCCACGAATGGCAGTCATCAGCGCTACCGGAGTTCGTCGGCGGAACAGCACGGCGCACGTAGAGATCAACGTCGCCGGTCCCGCCACGGATGGTGACGAGGAGATTCGTCGTGCCTGCCGGGACGAAAATGCGGAATAGCGCCGACGTGCCAGTGGCTCCGCTCACCGCAACCGCAGCCCCCTTGGCGATCGAGGTTCCCGAAAGTTTGTTGATGGTGATGCTGGCGGACTGCGTCTGGGTCGGGTCGGACGTTAATGTGGCAATGACGGCGGTGACACCGGGAGCGACGGCAGTCACAAGTCCCGTATTCGAGACGCGTAGAACCAACTCATTGTCGCTCTTCCAGGTGACGGAGGCAGGAGCTCCTCCGGACCTGGCAACCAGCTGAAGCGTGGTGCCTTCGTCGATGCTCGTATAGACCGGAGAGACTTCGAAACTCCTCACCGGTTCGTTGAAATTGTAGTCGTCGGTGCAGCCAACGTAGAGCAGGGGGAGCATCGCGAGCGCGAGAATTCCTTTGTAGTGTTTGATCATGATGGCTGGTTCCGTTGCTGGAGGTGTTTGGCGGGGGCGCAGAAGCCGACGAATTCCAAGAGTAGGGCCAAGATACTTCCGAGGCAAGATGACGGCAACCTGCTCGTCACATCGTGCTCGTCGCATCGCTCGTCACATCGGCCTTGCAACTCCCTGTTGCCCTCCCTACATTTTCCGGACAATGCCTTGGCAGGCCGCGTTTGCGACCGAGGCCTTGTTTCGCATCCATGTGTCAGGAAAGGCGCCCTTCGCGCTCAGCGAAGTGCGACTGCTGTGTTTCCAGTTCGCTTGAGCTCAGCCGCGATCGCAGATGGCGATGCGCGGGATTTCCAACCCCGGAGGAGGGATGCGATGGCAGATATAAGTCCTTGAGAAGTTCGGCACCCGCATCCTGAACGCCCCCCGCCTTCCTGTGACTACGCCAGGATCCGCCTCGGGTTTCAGCCTCCAAGGTGAGTCAGCCACACTGCACGAAATGGTTTGCCTCGGCCTTTCTGTACGAATACGGATTGAGCCGAACCACAATTTCCGAACTTGAGGTAAGCATGATCAGCATCAGACGAGTCGGACGGCTGTTCTCTGCCGCACTGGTCCTCGTTGCGTCGTTCGCGACTGCATCGAGCGCCCAGGCCCAGGCAGTGATCAGCGGCCGCGTTACCGACGCGAGCGGGAACGGTGTTCCCGGCGCAAACGTCGTCATTCCGAGCCTGGGCTTGGGTGTCGGCGCGAATACCAGGGTCGATGGCACCTATACCATCACACTGTCGTCCAATTCGGTCGGACGCAGCGCCGTAGTGATCGCCCGCCGCATCGGCTTCAAGCCAGTGACCCGCGACGTCACGATCACCAGTGGCACGCAGACGCAGAACTTCCAGCTCTCGCAGGACGCGACCCGCATCGACGACATTATCGTCACGGGCGTGGCCCAGGCGACCTCCAGCAGGAACCTGACGATCTCGGTCGGCAAGGTCGGCGAGGCTCAGCTCAAGGAAGTGCCGGCGATTTCGCCGGCGAGCGCGCTCGCCGGAAAGGTGGCCGGTGTCCGGGTGTCGTTCACCCAGGGACAGCCAGGGTCGAGCCCGGCAATTCGCGTGCGCACTTCGACCAGCCTTGGCGTTGGCGAGCAGAGCCCTGTCGTCATCATCGACGGCGTGATCTCGCAGAACGGGCTGGCTGACATCAATGGAAACGACATTGAATCGATCGAGGTGCTGAAGGGTGCCGCCTCGGCCAACAGCTACGGCTCGTCGGCCGCCAGCGGCGTGATCGCGGTGACCACCAAGCGTGGCAGGAACTCGCCCGAGGGCTCGGTTACTTTCCTGACGCGCAACGAGTTCGGCACATCGTCGGTCGAGCATTATGTCCCGCTGCTGCAGACACATCCCTTCCGCCTGAATTCCGACGGCTCTTTCCTGTTGAGCGGCACGGGCACCCGCATTATCGAGACGGACGGTTACATCGACAATCCGTTCCCCACGGGAACGTACCGCGACCAGCTGAAGCAAAACCTTCAGGCGGGCCGCAACGTGAGCAATTACGCGCAGGTCGCCATGCGCCGCGCGAACACGAATTTTTCCACTTCGTTCAGCCGCGACACCGATCGTGGCATTCTCCCTCTACTCGAGGGGTTCCGGCGCCAGAATGTTCGACTGAATCTGGACCAGGGTCTGGGGACAAAGGCCGATGTCTCGGCTGCCATCACATACGGTCTGTCCTTCAGCGACCAGACGCCTGAATCACTGGCAGGCTCGGGGTCGACGTTCTTTTCGTTGCTGCAGGCGCCGCCGGACGTCAACCTTACGTATCCCAACGCGACCGCCTCTTGCAACTTCGCCAACCCGACTGCGGAAGCGTGCGGCACCAAGTATTCTCCGGTGCTTCCGCTCGCAGCCGCCGGTGGAACCTCTCGCGGAAACCCGCTTCTCGACATGGCCCAGCGCAGCTACAACGAGCGTCGTGAGCGAATCATCGGCTCCTTCTCCGCCCGTTTTCGCCCGGTCTCGTGGCTGACGTTCGACGGAAGCTACGGCACGGATCGGCTTAACCGCCGCGAGACGAACTTCATGGATCGTGGCCTCGTCGGGACCAACACGACCGTGGAGAATGAAACGGCCGGCTATCTGCGCCTGGAAACCAACAACAACCAGGCTTCGAACAGTCAAGCCAGCGCGTTGACAAACTTCACGCTCGGTCAGCTTCACTCCACGACCCGCCTCGCCTATCAATATGAGGAAGAGCGGAACAATTCGTTCAACACCACCACGTCAAAGCTGCTTGTCGCGTCAGTCCCTGATCTTCAGGCCGGCGATCCGGCGCAGCTGAACGCCGGTTCGAGCATTCAGAACATCAGGACGATCAATGGGAACGTCGTTCAGAACTTCAACTACGGCGACCGATATCTCCTCCAACTCGTCGGCCGGCGCGATGGCTCGTCTCTCTTTGGCTCGGACAATCGCTGGGCGAACTACTACGGAATGTCCGGCGCCTGGAGAATCTCCCAGGACTTCAGGATTCCCGGCTTCCAGGAGCTCAAGATTCGCGCGGCGCGTGGCACGGCAGGCCTCCGCCCAGGCTTTGCTTACCAGTATGAGACGTATTCCGTGTTCGCGGGAACCCTTTCGAAGAACACGATTGGCAACAAGCTCCTCAAGCCCGCGCTTCAGACGGAGAACGAGGTCGGCATTAACGCCAGCTTCCTCGACCGCTTCGACCTCGAGTTCGTGAAGTCGGATAGACACACCGAGGGCGCATTCCTGCTCGTGCCGCTGTCGCTCGCGCAAGCTGGTGGATTCACTGCTCAGTGGCAGAACGCCGCGCGCGTCGGTGGACGGACGCAAGAGATATCGCTCAACACTCGCGTCATCGAGCGGCCGAAGCTCAGCTGGAACATGACACTGACGGGGGAACGCTCGCGCCAGAAGATCGACGAGCTGAACCGCGCAGCGTTCCGTGTCGGGAGTGGTTCGCAGGGCCAGGCCATCTTCTACTACAAGGCAGGGGAGCAGCTCGGCGTCATCTATGGACAGCGCTGGGCCCGGTCGATCGCGGAGCTGGCCGACAATCCCCTGAACGCAGGCAAGGACCTCAACGCTCTGTACGAGGTCAATGACGATGGATACGTCGTGGCCAAGGGTACCCGCGGCAAGCGCACCGAACGGGCGATCGTCTATGTCGATCCGACCGGCAGCAACAACGTCAAGATCGGAGACGTCAACCCTGACTACTCCTTCGGCTTCGCCAACACCCTTCGCCTCGGTGGCTTCACGGTGTACGGGCTGCTCGACGGGACAAAAGGCGGAAACATCTACAACTTCACGAAGCAGTGGATGTATCAGGACCGCCGCCACAGTTCGATCGACCAGTCCGCGAAGGCGCCAGAGAACAAGAAGGCGCTCGAGTACTATAGCGTCGGATTCTACAACAACCTCGAGCCCAACAGCTTATTCGTCGAGGATGGCAGCTACGTGAAGCTTCGTGAGCTCTCCGTCAGCTACAACTTCGGCCAGACACTACTCAACTCCATGCGCTTCCTGGGTGAGGGTCGTTCGGTCAAGGTTGCCTTGATCGGTCGCAACCTGAAGACCTGGACCGACTATACCGGCTTCGACCCTGAGTCGAGCTCGAACGCAGACTTCAACTTCCGCATTGATGGCTTCCGCTATCCGAGCTTCCGCCAGATCACTGGCCAGATCGAAATCGGCTTCTAATAAAGGGAATCAATACTCATGAAATTCAACAATCGAATTGCGACGTTGACTGGAAGCGTGGGGATACTCGCGCTCGCCGGCGCCTGCAATCCGGACCTGAACGTCACCAACCCGAACGCGCCCGACGTAGCGCGCGCGATCGCTACACCTGGTGACGTCCGGCAGCTGATCGGAAGTTCGTTCAATACCTGGTATCTGACTCATCAGGGGAACCAGGAGCCGGATCCTTCCGTTATGGTTGGCGTCATGGCCGACAACCTTACCATGGCCTACGGTAACTTCGGAGCCCGCTTCAACGGCCAGGAGCCGCGTGTGGCCTACCAGAACAGCTCGGCAAC of Gemmatimonadaceae bacterium contains these proteins:
- a CDS encoding TonB-dependent receptor plug domain-containing protein; amino-acid sequence: MAGVVVSVWSIACAHPQTVGPSPSNSGEITEEEIAATTASNAYEVIRKLRPNFLSFRGKTSLLGTSNADPTVYVDDQAYGPISSLRTIPASQITRIRMYRSWEATTKYGTGNMGGVIAVTTKQ
- a CDS encoding pre-peptidase C-terminal domain-containing protein, producing the protein MIKHYKGILALAMLPLLYVGCTDDYNFNEPVRSFEVSPVYTSIDEGTTLQLVARSGGAPASVTWKSDNELVLRVSNTGLVTAVAPGVTAVIATLTSDPTQTQSASITINKLSGTSIAKGAAVAVSGATGTSALFRIFVPAGTTNLLVTIRGGTGDVDLYVRRAVPPTNSGSADDCHSWNGGNNETCSIANPQSGTWYMLLDAYATYTGATLTATYTP
- a CDS encoding SusC/RagA family TonB-linked outer membrane protein, giving the protein MISIRRVGRLFSAALVLVASFATASSAQAQAVISGRVTDASGNGVPGANVVIPSLGLGVGANTRVDGTYTITLSSNSVGRSAVVIARRIGFKPVTRDVTITSGTQTQNFQLSQDATRIDDIIVTGVAQATSSRNLTISVGKVGEAQLKEVPAISPASALAGKVAGVRVSFTQGQPGSSPAIRVRTSTSLGVGEQSPVVIIDGVISQNGLADINGNDIESIEVLKGAASANSYGSSAASGVIAVTTKRGRNSPEGSVTFLTRNEFGTSSVEHYVPLLQTHPFRLNSDGSFLLSGTGTRIIETDGYIDNPFPTGTYRDQLKQNLQAGRNVSNYAQVAMRRANTNFSTSFSRDTDRGILPLLEGFRRQNVRLNLDQGLGTKADVSAAITYGLSFSDQTPESLAGSGSTFFSLLQAPPDVNLTYPNATASCNFANPTAEACGTKYSPVLPLAAAGGTSRGNPLLDMAQRSYNERRERIIGSFSARFRPVSWLTFDGSYGTDRLNRRETNFMDRGLVGTNTTVENETAGYLRLETNNNQASNSQASALTNFTLGQLHSTTRLAYQYEEERNNSFNTTTSKLLVASVPDLQAGDPAQLNAGSSIQNIRTINGNVVQNFNYGDRYLLQLVGRRDGSSLFGSDNRWANYYGMSGAWRISQDFRIPGFQELKIRAARGTAGLRPGFAYQYETYSVFAGTLSKNTIGNKLLKPALQTENEVGINASFLDRFDLEFVKSDRHTEGAFLLVPLSLAQAGGFTAQWQNAARVGGRTQEISLNTRVIERPKLSWNMTLTGERSRQKIDELNRAAFRVGSGSQGQAIFYYKAGEQLGVIYGQRWARSIAELADNPLNAGKDLNALYEVNDDGYVVAKGTRGKRTERAIVYVDPTGSNNVKIGDVNPDYSFGFANTLRLGGFTVYGLLDGTKGGNIYNFTKQWMYQDRRHSSIDQSAKAPENKKALEYYSVGFYNNLEPNSLFVEDGSYVKLRELSVSYNFGQTLLNSMRFLGEGRSVKVALIGRNLKTWTDYTGFDPESSSNADFNFRIDGFRYPSFRQITGQIEIGF